One segment of Cololabis saira isolate AMF1-May2022 chromosome 9, fColSai1.1, whole genome shotgun sequence DNA contains the following:
- the mier3b gene encoding mesoderm induction early response protein 3 isoform X1 — MAEASLGSSSPVGSLSSEDHDFDPTAEMLVHEYDDERTLEEEESLEGGRNFSSELADLEKEGNMPLEELLAIYRYEASAGSSIDSSSGDLTDELPDMTLDKEEIAKDLLSGDYEEETQSSADDLTPSVTSHEATDFFPRTLRSNAIDGDKESECDEDGPSPEDSRKEIMVGTEYQADVPSCLCHYKDGEKVYDDQDELLWSPGVLSESKVKGFLSEVLSRTTDEKTVHDKPSIHVRDNGEALYELVKCNYNTREALERYCSHLKSSKEKSPQWSEEECKNFEHALQMYDKNFHLIQKHKVPTRTVAECVAFYYMWKKSERFDIFVQQNRFGKKKYSSYPGVTDLMDRLVDEAEGLAVDSSSPVCSGPGGGGRMESTTEQQLSLLNSITASDLTALSNTVATVCTPGEVGCMDSYSFQPLDGLHRGSLSHDESLGFPSNGGDPDCLNMLDAGFYHSDLSQLGGVCVSKDCERPSKRLKMALPDSFISDVSVGNLGVDFESRRTTTHHHRITGAKMAVSVTDFGSLAGSGEPNGFLGAHARHHTQHTAALQSE, encoded by the exons ATGGCGGAG gcTTCCCTAGGGAGTTCAAGTCCAG tTGGCTCTTTATCATCGGAGGACCATGACTTTGACCCAACTGCAGAAATGTTAGTTCATGAGTATGATGATGAGAGGACTCTGGAAGAAGAGGAGTCTCTAGAAGGCGGGAGGAATTTCAGCTCTGAACTTGCAGATctggaaaag gaAGGGAACATGCCTTTGGAGGAACTGCTGGCTATTTATCGCTATGAGGCCTCAGCAGGTTCCAGTATAGACAGTTCCTCTGGAGACCTGACCGATGAGCTTCCTGATATGACTTTAGATAAG gAGGAAATCGCTAAAGACCTGTTGTCAGGAGATTATGAGGAGGAGACCCAATCCTCAGCTGATGACCTGACTCCCTCAGTTACTTCCCATGAGGCCACAGATTTCTTCCCAAGAACACTTCGAT cCAATGCCATTGATGGTGATAAAGAGTCTGAGTGTGATGAAGATGGCCCAAGTCCTGAGGACTCCAGAAAA gAAATCATGGTTGGAACAGAGTACCAAGCAGACGTCCCTTCTTGCCTCTGTCACTACAAAGATGGAGAAAAAG TTTATGATGATCAAGATGAGTTACTATGGAGCCCAGGTGTTTTGTCAGAAAGCAAAGTTAAGGGGTTCCTCTCTGAAGTATTGTCACGAACAACAGATGAAAAGACAGTACATGACAAACCATCGATTCATGTTCGAGACAATGGGGAG gcCTTGTATGAGCTTGTCAAATGCAACTACAACACCCGTGAAGCACTAGAGAGATACTGCAGCCATTTAAAGTCCTCAAAAG AAAAGTCACCTCAGTGGTCAGAAGAGGAATGTAAAAACTTTGAACATGCACTGCAAATGTATGACAAGAATTTTCACCTCATTCAGAAACACAAA GTCCCAACACGAACAGTGGCAGAATGTGTGGCGTTTTattacatgtggaaaaagtcgGAGCGCTTTGACATCTTTGTGCAGCAGAATCGGTTTGGGAAGAAAAAGTATAGTAGCTATCCAGGTGTAAC GGACCTGATGGACAGGCTGGTGGATGAAGCTGAGGGCCTAGCGGTGGACAGCTCCTCTCCTGTATGTTCAGGtccaggtggaggaggaaggaTGGAGAGCACCACGGAACAGCAGCTCAGCCTGCTCAACTCCATCACTGCTAGTGACCTCACAG CGTTGAGCAACACTGTAGCTACAGTATGCACCCCCGGTGAGGTTGGTTGCATGGACTCGTACAGCTTTCAACCTCTGGACGGTCTCCATCGTGGATCCCTGAGCCACGATGAATCCCTTGGGTTCCCTTCTAATGGTGGAGACCCTGACTGCCTCAACATGCTGGACGCAGGCTTCTACCATTCAGACCTGAGCCAGCTTGGAGGAGTGTGCGTCAGCAAGGACTGTGAGCGGCCGTCCAAGAGACTCAAGATGGCACTGCCTGACTCTTTTATCAGTGACGTGTCTGTAGGTAACCTTGGGGTGGACTTTGAATCACGACGAACGACGACGCATCACCATCGAATCACGGGCGCCAAGATGGCCGTGTCGGTTACAGACTTTGGTAGCTTGGCCGGCAGTGGCGAGCCTAACGGGTTTCTAGGAGCACATGCGCGGCACCacacacagcacacagcagCACTTCAGTCAGAGTGA
- the mier3b gene encoding mesoderm induction early response protein 3 isoform X2, with translation MLVHEYDDERTLEEEESLEGGRNFSSELADLEKEGNMPLEELLAIYRYEASAGSSIDSSSGDLTDELPDMTLDKEEIAKDLLSGDYEEETQSSADDLTPSVTSHEATDFFPRTLRSNAIDGDKESECDEDGPSPEDSRKEIMVGTEYQADVPSCLCHYKDGEKVYDDQDELLWSPGVLSESKVKGFLSEVLSRTTDEKTVHDKPSIHVRDNGEALYELVKCNYNTREALERYCSHLKSSKEKSPQWSEEECKNFEHALQMYDKNFHLIQKHKVPTRTVAECVAFYYMWKKSERFDIFVQQNRFGKKKYSSYPGVTDLMDRLVDEAEGLAVDSSSPVCSGPGGGGRMESTTEQQLSLLNSITASDLTALSNTVATVCTPGEVGCMDSYSFQPLDGLHRGSLSHDESLGFPSNGGDPDCLNMLDAGFYHSDLSQLGGVCVSKDCERPSKRLKMALPDSFISDVSVGNLGVDFESRRTTTHHHRITGAKMAVSVTDFGSLAGSGEPNGFLGAHARHHTQHTAALQSE, from the exons ATGTTAGTTCATGAGTATGATGATGAGAGGACTCTGGAAGAAGAGGAGTCTCTAGAAGGCGGGAGGAATTTCAGCTCTGAACTTGCAGATctggaaaag gaAGGGAACATGCCTTTGGAGGAACTGCTGGCTATTTATCGCTATGAGGCCTCAGCAGGTTCCAGTATAGACAGTTCCTCTGGAGACCTGACCGATGAGCTTCCTGATATGACTTTAGATAAG gAGGAAATCGCTAAAGACCTGTTGTCAGGAGATTATGAGGAGGAGACCCAATCCTCAGCTGATGACCTGACTCCCTCAGTTACTTCCCATGAGGCCACAGATTTCTTCCCAAGAACACTTCGAT cCAATGCCATTGATGGTGATAAAGAGTCTGAGTGTGATGAAGATGGCCCAAGTCCTGAGGACTCCAGAAAA gAAATCATGGTTGGAACAGAGTACCAAGCAGACGTCCCTTCTTGCCTCTGTCACTACAAAGATGGAGAAAAAG TTTATGATGATCAAGATGAGTTACTATGGAGCCCAGGTGTTTTGTCAGAAAGCAAAGTTAAGGGGTTCCTCTCTGAAGTATTGTCACGAACAACAGATGAAAAGACAGTACATGACAAACCATCGATTCATGTTCGAGACAATGGGGAG gcCTTGTATGAGCTTGTCAAATGCAACTACAACACCCGTGAAGCACTAGAGAGATACTGCAGCCATTTAAAGTCCTCAAAAG AAAAGTCACCTCAGTGGTCAGAAGAGGAATGTAAAAACTTTGAACATGCACTGCAAATGTATGACAAGAATTTTCACCTCATTCAGAAACACAAA GTCCCAACACGAACAGTGGCAGAATGTGTGGCGTTTTattacatgtggaaaaagtcgGAGCGCTTTGACATCTTTGTGCAGCAGAATCGGTTTGGGAAGAAAAAGTATAGTAGCTATCCAGGTGTAAC GGACCTGATGGACAGGCTGGTGGATGAAGCTGAGGGCCTAGCGGTGGACAGCTCCTCTCCTGTATGTTCAGGtccaggtggaggaggaaggaTGGAGAGCACCACGGAACAGCAGCTCAGCCTGCTCAACTCCATCACTGCTAGTGACCTCACAG CGTTGAGCAACACTGTAGCTACAGTATGCACCCCCGGTGAGGTTGGTTGCATGGACTCGTACAGCTTTCAACCTCTGGACGGTCTCCATCGTGGATCCCTGAGCCACGATGAATCCCTTGGGTTCCCTTCTAATGGTGGAGACCCTGACTGCCTCAACATGCTGGACGCAGGCTTCTACCATTCAGACCTGAGCCAGCTTGGAGGAGTGTGCGTCAGCAAGGACTGTGAGCGGCCGTCCAAGAGACTCAAGATGGCACTGCCTGACTCTTTTATCAGTGACGTGTCTGTAGGTAACCTTGGGGTGGACTTTGAATCACGACGAACGACGACGCATCACCATCGAATCACGGGCGCCAAGATGGCCGTGTCGGTTACAGACTTTGGTAGCTTGGCCGGCAGTGGCGAGCCTAACGGGTTTCTAGGAGCACATGCGCGGCACCacacacagcacacagcagCACTTCAGTCAGAGTGA